A genomic region of Papaver somniferum cultivar HN1 chromosome 7, ASM357369v1, whole genome shotgun sequence contains the following coding sequences:
- the LOC113300189 gene encoding protein FAR1-RELATED SEQUENCE 5-like, giving the protein MEKLSVELEKDMMDYVALEDDTEECCVIEDVEVPMVLDDTNKDDLSTCLAGGITEPTTDLEFVSEDDARNFYNSYAKQMGFSIRVNSYYRSKKDNSIISREFCCSKEGFRRDKRARKMDSSDDAKRRRARPITREGCKAMMTVRRRDCGKWYVAKLEKTHNHELVTPAMRHFLRSHRLENEPQKSLSSNYESPEISTKSTGNLFTEECGVINKNGFPTQGETNFIGKGRLSTFGLDAQSLLGFFKIMKANDPAFFYAIQVDDEDRLSSVFWVDTRSRISYNCFSDVVAFDSTYQVNQYKMPFAPFTGVNHHKQSILFGCALLADESESTFIWLFKTWLEAMSGRQPGLIITDNDITIRTAVERVFPESCHRYCKWHILSKMPREMGQVYSALPKAFQTELDKCVNKSETGEEFELAWGSLLDKYSLLGNEWLQSLYADCKLWAPAYLRDIFFAGMSATQRSESVNSLFDGYVNARTTIQDFAEQYEKALNDRFEKEAREEFDTFYTKPVLKTPLPMEKQAADIYTRKIFTVFQVEIFESLVLAVKKSVDDGAITTYEVARFDEERKAYFVAFNESEQVASCCCKMFESEGILCRHILAVFRATNMFVLPSHYILKRWTRNAKDEAVSDLLPRVESQSDSHKAKNMQYNVLYQEAIKCAEEGVASDHSFKVAFNALREARYKILNAKKNAFDASKVVTVVNTNDQIGNMLDCQIDSSAYPTTSPSLQQDNTEDSPTSNSNYKFVPEQPASSIATKCRSPGLDSCPCLWPKDTDPNSVTTDQELEPIASHGVLESIPQS; this is encoded by the exons ATGGAGAAACTGTCTGTTGAATTAGAGAAAGACATGATGGACTATGTAGCTTTGGAGGATGACACCGAAGAGTGTTGTGTTATAGAAGATGTTGAAGTTCCCATGGTTTTGGATGATACAAACAAGGACGATTTATCTACATGTTTGGCTGGTGGAATCACAGAACCAACCACGGACCTGGAATTTGTTTCTGAAGATGACGCCAGGAACTTTTATAATTCTTATGCGAAGCAAATGGGGTTTAGCATTCGGGTGAACTCGTACTATCGTTCAAAAAAGGACAATTCAATTATTTCAAGGGAATTTTGTTGTTCTAAAGAAGGTTTCCGCAGGGATAAGCGAGCAAGAAAGATGGATTCTAGTGATGATGCAAAAAGAAGGAGAGCCAGACCTATCACAAGGGAAGGCTGCAAGGCAATGATGACCGTTAGGAGGCGAGATTGTGGAAAATGGTATGTTGCGAAATTAGAGAAAACTCATAATCATGAGTTGGTAACTCCAGCTATGAGACATTTCCTGAGATCTCATCGACTGGAAAATGAGCCACAGAAAAGCTTGAGTAGTAATTATGAATCACCAGAAATCAGTACAAAGAGTACAGGGAATCTCTTCACGGAGGAGTGTGGAGTGATCAACAAAAATGGGTTTCCCACTCAAGGCGAAACTAATTTTATTGGGAAAGGACGGCTAAGCACCTTTGGTCTAGATGCACAAAGTCTTCTAGGGTTTTTTAAAATTATGAAAGCAAATGATCCTGCTTTCTTTTATGCAATACAGGTAGATGATGAAGACCGTCTGAGCAGTGTTTTCTGGGTCGACACAAGGTCAAGAATTTCTTACAATTGCTTCTCTGACGTGGTTGCTTTTGACTCAACATACCAAGTAAATCAATATAAAATGCCGTTTGCTCCATTTACAGGAGTAAATCATCATAAACAGTCCATATTGTTTGGCTGTGCATTGCTTGCGGACGAGTCTGAGTCTACCTTTATCTGGCTTTTTAAGACATGGCTCGAAGCAATGTCCGGTCGGCAACCGGGATTAATAATAACAGATAATGATATAACCATAAGAACTGCTGTTGAGAGAGTTTTCCCAGAATCTTGCCATCGATATTGCAAGTGGCACATCCTGAGCAAGATGCCTAGAGAAATGGGACAGGTCTACAGTGCACTTCCAAAGGCATTTCAAACTGAGCTCGATAAGTGCGTTAACAAGAGTGAAACTGGTGAAGAGTTTGAATTAGCTTGGGGTTCACTCCTTGATAAGTATAGTCTTCTGGGTAATGAATGGCTTCAATCACTATATGCTGACTGTAAATTATGGGCTCCAGCATACTTAAGAGACATATTCTTTGCAGGAATGTCAGCAACTCAACGAAGTGAAAGTGTGAACTCACTCTTTGATGGCTATGTCAATGCAAGAACAACTATACAAGATTTTGCAGAGCAGTATGAGAAAGCTTTGAATGATCGTTTTGAAAAAGAAGCTCGGGAAGAATTCGACACATTTTACACCAAACCTGTTCTGAAAACACCCTTGCCTATGGAGAAACAAGCGGCAGATATATATACGAGAAAAATCTTCACAGTTTTCCAAGTAGAAATTTTTGAGTCTCTCGTTCTTGCGGTGAAGAAGAGTGTGGATGATGGGGCAATCACCACATATGAGGTAGCAAGATTCGACGAAGAACGTAAGGCATATTTTGTTGCATTTAATGAGTCGGAACAAGTAGCTAGTTGCTGTTGCAAAATGTTTGAATCAGAAGGCATTCTTTGCAGACACATACTCGCAGTTTTCAGAGCAACAAATATGTTCGTTCTTCCATCCCACTATATCCTGAAACGATGGACGAGAAATGCCAAGGACGAAGCTGTATCAGATCTTTTACCCCGTGTGGAATCTCAATCTGATTCTCATAAGGCAAAGAACATGCAGTACAATGTTTTGTATCAAGAAGCCATCAAATGTGCAGAGGAAGGGGTGGCATCAGACCATAGTTTTAAGGTTGCATTTAATGCTTTACGGGAGGCAAGGTATAAAATACTGAATGCGAAGAAAAATGCTTTTGATGCCTCTAAAGTTGTAACAGTTGTCAATACAAATGATCAGATTGGAAACATGTTAGATTGTCAGATTGACAGTTCTGCATACCCAACCACATCTCCCAGTCTTCAACAAGATAATACAGAAGACTCTCCCACGAGTAACTCTAACTACAAGTTTGTACCAGAGCAGCCTGCAAGCAGCATCGCGACCAAATGCAGGAGTCCTGGACTCGACAGTTGTCCTTGCTTGTGGCCGAAGGATACTGACCCAAACTCTGTTACg ACCGATCAAGAGTTAGAACCTATCGCTAGTCATGGGGTCCTGGAGAGCATACCTCAAAGCTGA